One Paenibacillus crassostreae DNA segment encodes these proteins:
- a CDS encoding CobW family GTP-binding protein has protein sequence MRIPVIVISGFLGSGKTTYLLHLLKEIRSRYLQPGILMNELGKSDVDGIILDEHSGETMEKLLDGCVCCSKKSELISSLTTLLKSKPDVILIELTGVANPEEIADAITEPGLIQHMSLKQIVTVLDAENVLDYNSVFSSDKQLVQTLRRQIEVADQIIVNKTDLVKESHLRKVKNMIMKHNENALITFATHSRVDHTSILSGIVKSTGEQKVNIQRFRMINPASLSQAKSTVSRVNDSHAEEYRSFARVQSLTLPIESRTAVTQENIERFLQRWKDKLLRAKGYMYLSNQNKTLLMQHAGKRTYWEETSYLGDAYIVIIGIELDIDRILSDWKSI, from the coding sequence TTGAGGATTCCAGTCATTGTTATAAGTGGTTTTCTGGGGAGTGGCAAAACGACGTACCTGCTACATCTACTGAAAGAAATTAGATCTCGATATTTGCAGCCCGGGATCTTAATGAATGAACTAGGTAAATCAGATGTAGATGGAATCATTTTGGACGAGCATAGTGGGGAGACGATGGAGAAGCTTTTGGATGGTTGTGTATGTTGCAGTAAAAAAAGTGAGCTCATTTCCAGTCTAACTACCCTTCTTAAAAGTAAGCCAGATGTTATACTCATAGAACTAACGGGAGTAGCTAATCCGGAAGAAATCGCAGACGCGATTACTGAACCTGGACTCATACAACATATGTCTTTGAAGCAGATCGTCACCGTATTGGATGCTGAGAATGTATTGGATTATAACAGTGTATTCTCATCAGATAAACAACTTGTACAGACACTACGAAGACAAATCGAAGTAGCTGATCAGATTATTGTAAATAAAACCGATCTTGTCAAAGAATCGCATCTGCGGAAAGTAAAGAATATGATTATGAAACATAATGAAAATGCGCTTATTACTTTTGCTACACATAGCCGGGTGGACCATACTTCTATTCTTTCTGGCATTGTGAAATCAACAGGTGAACAAAAGGTAAATATCCAACGATTCCGTATGATAAATCCGGCGTCACTAAGCCAAGCTAAATCAACTGTATCACGGGTGAATGACTCTCATGCTGAAGAATACCGCTCTTTCGCTCGTGTTCAGTCATTAACGTTACCTATTGAATCACGAACGGCAGTAACACAAGAGAACATTGAACGATTCCTTCAACGATGGAAAGATAAATTGCTGCGAGCCAAGGGTTATATGTATTTATCTAATCAAAATAAAACACTATTAATGCAACATGCTGGTAAACGCACTTATTGGGAGGAAACATCCTACTTAGGTGATGCTTACATCGTAATTATTGGTATCGAATTAGACATTGATCGTATCTTATCCGATTGGAAATCCATCTAA
- a CDS encoding Fur family transcriptional regulator, with translation MTEHEHEHEDRKSRVNQMIHVMTTSGWRITEQRRKLAEIFTDANGYLSPKDVYDQMTVPYPSVSFDTVYRNLRLLSEMGALEQFYFMEGGLKFKARCSTHHHHHLICVNCEKTLTFDYCPMEQSLKLPGSFKIINHRFEVYGLCEECQKEPVNS, from the coding sequence ATGACAGAGCATGAACATGAGCATGAGGATCGTAAATCAAGAGTTAATCAAATGATTCATGTGATGACGACAAGTGGATGGAGAATCACGGAACAACGACGGAAGTTAGCAGAGATATTTACGGATGCCAATGGATATTTATCTCCAAAAGATGTGTATGATCAAATGACAGTTCCATATCCAAGTGTAAGCTTTGATACGGTGTATCGAAATTTACGATTATTGAGCGAAATGGGTGCTTTAGAACAATTTTATTTCATGGAAGGCGGACTGAAATTTAAAGCAAGATGTTCTACACATCATCACCATCATTTAATTTGTGTGAATTGTGAGAAAACATTAACCTTTGATTATTGTCCGATGGAGCAATCCTTGAAATTACCTGGCTCGTTTAAAATAATCAATCATCGATTCGAGGTATATGGATTATGTGAAGAATGCCAAAAGGAACCTGTTAACTCTTAA